The DNA sequence GCGCAGGCATTCCAGGCGCACTTCCTCGCTTTCGGGATCAAGGCCGTGTTCGGCGGCGATGTCCAGCATGGCGCGCAGCAGCAGCGTGACCGTGAACGGCAGTTCGACCAGCGCGCCCGCGAAACCGCCGACCCCGCCCGCCGCACCGCTGACGGTCGAGGCCATGCGGTTGAACCAATCGCCCCGGTCCCGCACCACCTTGCGCGACTGGCTGGCGGCACCAAACGCCCGCGTCAGCGCGGCCCGCGTGACGCTGTCCAGCCGCGACCGCACGAAGCCCGGCAGGCGTTCGATCAGCCCTTCGGCGCCGTTGCCGATGCGGGACATGATCTGCATCCCCAGACCCCCGGCCTCCAGATAGCGCAACGCCAGACGATCGATCTGGGCGTGCAGCGCCGGATCAGTGATGGGGGGAAGGACGAGGGGTTTCGGTTCTGTCATCAGCGGGCCTTTTCGGAGGGTCGACCTGGGTGCAAGCCGTGGGGTCCGGCGCGGGCGGGTCTGCGGGGGGCCGGGTCTCTCGCTGGACGGGGCCTGCCACGTTAACCCATGCATCCGGCCGAAGTTCCAGCCCCAGCACCCGGTCGGGGTTCGTAGGCGGCGGCATCACCACATCGTCAAGGCGCTGAAAGCCGAAACGGCTGTAATAGGGCGCGTCGCCCACCAGCAGGACCCGGTCGAACCCCATCCGGCGCGCGCGCGTCAGGCTGTCGCGCATCAGTAGCCCGCCCAGACCCTCTCCCTGCGCGGTGGGGTGCACGGCGATGGGCCCCAGCAGCAGCACGGGCCGGTCGTCCACGCGCACCGGCCAGAACCGGATCGCGGCCATCAGCGTGCCGCCCGCATCGCGCAGCACAAGGCACAGTTCGGCCACCCGCGGCACCCCGTCGCGCAGGCGATAGGACGACAGCGCGGTGCGACCCGGCGCAAAGCACAGATCGTACAGGCCCTCGACCTCGGGTTCGTCGGCGGGCGTCTCGGGGCAGATCTCGTACATCGCGCCTCCTTGCTGTCGGGCGGGCGTTTAGCACGGGTGCAAGGCGGGCGAAACATTGCGTCGCGCGAAAAAGCGGGGCAGGTTGGCGCCCGAACCCACAAGGAGGCCGCCCATGTTCTATCGCCCCGAAGCCGGACACGGCCTGCCGCACAATCCCTTCAACGCGATCATCGCCCCCCGCCCGATCGGCTGGATCTCGACCCGCGGGTCGCAGGGCGACAACCTGGCGCCCTATTCCTTCTTCAACGCCGTGGCCTATGTGCCGCCGCAGGTGATGTTCGCCTCGACCGGCGCCAAGGGCGACCGCCCCGGCACCAAGGACAGCGTGGCCCAGATCATCGAGACGGGCGTCTTCTGCGTGAACATCGCCACGGGCGATCTGCGCGACGCGGTCAACGCGACCTCGGCCCCGCTGCCCGCGGGGGCCAGCGAATTCGCAGCCGCCGGGATCGAGGCCGCCGATTGCACCACCATCGACTGTCCGCGCGTGGCAGGCGCTGCGGCGGCGCTGGAATGCCGCATGACCCAGATCGTGCCGCTGGCCGGCCAGGCGAACTTTGCCGTCTTCGGCGTGGTTACCGGCATCCACATGCGCGACGATTGCGTCGTGGACGGGCGGTTCGATCCGCGTGCCGCGGGCGGCTGGATTGCGCGTCTGGGATACAAGGACTATGCCGCGGTGACCGATCTTTTCGAAATGGACCGCCCTGCATGAGCCGCACCGTCAAGGACTATGTCCGCTCCATCCATGATTTCCCGCATGAGGGGATCATCTTCCGCGACGTGACTACGCTGTTCGCGGATGCGCGCGGGTTCCGCATGGCGGTGGACCAGATCCTGCACGCCTATGCCGGGACCCGTATCGACAAGGTGGTGGGGCTGGAGGCGCGCGGCTTCATCCTGGGCGGCGCGGTGGCGCATCAGCTGTCGACCGGCTTCGTGCCGATCCGCAAGAAAGGCAAGCTGCCCGGCACCGTCATCTCCGAGGCCTATCAGCTGGAATATGGCGAGGCGATCATGGAGATTCATGACGACGCGCTGAAGCCCGGCGAAAAGGTCCTGATCGTGGACGACCTGCTGGCCACCGGCGGCACGGCGGCGGCGGCGATCACGCTGTGCCGCAGGCTGGGCGCCGAGGTCATCGGTTGCGCCTTCGTGATCGACCTGCCCGAACTGGGCGGGCGCAAGGTTCTGGAGGGCATGGACATGCCGGTCCACGCGCTCTGCGAGTTCGAGGGGGCCTAGGCCAGCACCGCGCCGGGGTTCATGATGCCAAGGGGGTCCAGCGCCCCCTTGATCGCCCGCATCGCCGCCAGCCGCGCCGGATCGCCCCACCGCGCCAGATCGGCGGCCTTAAGCCGCCCCACGCCATGTTCGGCCGAGAACGACCCGCCACGCGCCACGACCATTTCGTGCAGCCTGCGCGAAAGGTCGCGGCGGATGGTTTCGTAGTCGTCGCGGGTTCGGCCCGCCGCCGGGAACAGGTTGTAATGCAGGTTGCCGTCGCCCAGATGGCCGAAGCAGTTGACGCGCATGTCCCCCTGCCCCGCCAGCCAGGCCCCCGCATCGTCGATGAAGCGGGCGACCTCGGACAGAGGCAGGCTGATGTCATGGCTGGCGATGGCGCCGACATGGCGGTTGGCCAGCGGGATATGCTCGCGCAGCGCCCACAGGTCCGCGCCCTGCTGGCCCGATTGCGCGATGACGCCGTCATGGACCAGACCGGCCTCGGCCCCCGCGGTGAACAGCCCCTCCAGCGCCGCGTCGGCCGACAGGCCCGCGGGCAGGCCGACCTCGATCAGAACCAGCCAGTCGGGCCGCGTGTCGAACGGCTGGCGCATGTCAGGAAAGGCCGCGTCCAGGAAATGCAGGCTCTGGCCCGAGATCAGTTCGAAGGCCGTGACGCCGCCCGCCATGCGGGCCTGCGCCAGTGACAGCAGCGACAGGGCGGCGGCGGGGCTGTCCACCACCAGCATCGCGACGCCGGTCTCTGCAGGCACCGGGGCCAAGACCAGCGAGGCGGCGGTGATGATGCCCAGGGTGCCCTCAGCCCCGATCAGCAGGTCGCGCAGATCGTATCCGGTGTTGTCCTTCCGCAGGCGCTTCAGGTCGTGCATCACCGACCCGTCGGGCAGCACCGCCTCCAGCCCCAGGCACAGCGCGCGGGCATTGCCGTATCGCAGGACGTTCACGCCCCCCGCATTGGTCGACAGCACGCCACCGATCTGGGCCGAGCCCTGCGAGGCCAGCGACAGTGGGAACTGCCGTCCCGCGCCCGCCGCCGCCTGCCGCGCCGCCTGCAGCGTCACGCCCGATTCGGCGATCATCACCCCTTCCTCGGCAAAGGTGCCGCGAATCGCTGTCATCCGCTCCATCGACAGAATCAGGGGCGCGGGGCCGTCCGT is a window from the Paracoccus marcusii genome containing:
- a CDS encoding FAD-binding oxidoreductase; translation: MLIPADKTLAAALPAGVLRDPSPVYTEEPRGRYHGQAGLVAAPRDTQECAAIIRACAAARVPVVPRGGGTGLVGGQVITDGPAPLILSMERMTAIRGTFAEEGVMIAESGVTLQAARQAAAGAGRQFPLSLASQGSAQIGGVLSTNAGGVNVLRYGNARALCLGLEAVLPDGSVMHDLKRLRKDNTGYDLRDLLIGAEGTLGIITAASLVLAPVPAETGVAMLVVDSPAAALSLLSLAQARMAGGVTAFELISGQSLHFLDAAFPDMRQPFDTRPDWLVLIEVGLPAGLSADAALEGLFTAGAEAGLVHDGVIAQSGQQGADLWALREHIPLANRHVGAIASHDISLPLSEVARFIDDAGAWLAGQGDMRVNCFGHLGDGNLHYNLFPAAGRTRDDYETIRRDLSRRLHEMVVARGGSFSAEHGVGRLKAADLARWGDPARLAAMRAIKGALDPLGIMNPGAVLA
- a CDS encoding adenine phosphoribosyltransferase, which produces MSRTVKDYVRSIHDFPHEGIIFRDVTTLFADARGFRMAVDQILHAYAGTRIDKVVGLEARGFILGGAVAHQLSTGFVPIRKKGKLPGTVISEAYQLEYGEAIMEIHDDALKPGEKVLIVDDLLATGGTAAAAITLCRRLGAEVIGCAFVIDLPELGGRKVLEGMDMPVHALCEFEGA
- a CDS encoding GNAT family N-acetyltransferase, which produces MYEICPETPADEPEVEGLYDLCFAPGRTALSSYRLRDGVPRVAELCLVLRDAGGTLMAAIRFWPVRVDDRPVLLLGPIAVHPTAQGEGLGGLLMRDSLTRARRMGFDRVLLVGDAPYYSRFGFQRLDDVVMPPPTNPDRVLGLELRPDAWVNVAGPVQRETRPPADPPAPDPTACTQVDPPKRPADDRTETPRPSPHH
- a CDS encoding EcsC family protein codes for the protein MTEPKPLVLPPITDPALHAQIDRLALRYLEAGGLGMQIMSRIGNGAEGLIERLPGFVRSRLDSVTRAALTRAFGAASQSRKVVRDRGDWFNRMASTVSGAAGGVGGFAGALVELPFTVTLLLRAMLDIAAEHGLDPESEEVRLECLRIFAAAGPMADDDQTDLGMLAARLSVTGQTVQSMVSKVAPRLSVSLGQKMAAQAAPVFGAVVGASINYTFARYYQELARVHFGVMRLSHETGIPQEALTEALRLSIRRQTPPDRSSR
- a CDS encoding flavin reductase family protein — encoded protein: MFYRPEAGHGLPHNPFNAIIAPRPIGWISTRGSQGDNLAPYSFFNAVAYVPPQVMFASTGAKGDRPGTKDSVAQIIETGVFCVNIATGDLRDAVNATSAPLPAGASEFAAAGIEAADCTTIDCPRVAGAAAALECRMTQIVPLAGQANFAVFGVVTGIHMRDDCVVDGRFDPRAAGGWIARLGYKDYAAVTDLFEMDRPA